One Elgaria multicarinata webbii isolate HBS135686 ecotype San Diego chromosome 7, rElgMul1.1.pri, whole genome shotgun sequence DNA window includes the following coding sequences:
- the LOC134401229 gene encoding neurofibromin-like has translation MMQASTTLWLGALTLLDDPPQSWKGPTRPLEICHFINTYREGNQQAAELRNSASGVLFSLSCNNFNAVFSRISTRLQELTVCSEDNADVHDIELLQYISVDCAKPKCILQETAFKFKSLQKLAQMAVINSLEKAFWNWVENYPDEFTKLYQTPQMDLAGCAEKLFDLVDGFAESTKRKAAVWPLQILLLVLCPEIIQDIAKDVVEENKINRKLFLDNLKKALAGHSGSRQLTESAAIACVKLSKASTYISWEDNSVIFLLVQSMVVDLKTKITGAHIGCFIEPALQAFFEKQPECRHRPHD, from the exons atgatgcaggCATCTACCACACTGTGGCTTGGAGCGTtaacgttgctggatgatccacct cagagttggaaggggcctacaaggccactggaGATCTGTCATTTTATCAACACCTACCGGGAGGGGAATCAACAAGCCGCAGAGCTCCGCAATTCTGCTTCCGGGGTTCTCTTTTCTCTCAGCTGCAACAACTTCAATGCCGTCTTCAGCCGTATCTCCACCAGATTGCAGGAATTGACTGTTTGCTCTGAAGACAATGCTGATGTCCACGACATTGAACTCTTGCAGTACATCAGTGTGGACTGTGCTAAGCCGAAGTGTATTCTGCAAGAGACGGCCTTTAAATTTAAATCCCTCCAGAAACTTGCGCAGATGGCAGTTATCAATAGTCTTGAAAAGGcattttggaactgggtggaaaactatccggatgagtttactaagctgtaccagacgccacagaTGGATCTGGCAGGTTGTGCAGAGAAGCTGTTTGATTTGGTGGATGGATTTGCTGAAAGCACGAAACGCAAAGCAGCCGTTTGGCCCTTACAAATCCTCCTCCTTGTCTTGTGTCCAGAAATCATCCAAGACATTGCCAAGGATGTGGtagaggaaaacaaaataaacaggAAGCTGTTTCTGGACAACCTCAAGAAGGCTCTTGCAGGCCACAGTGGAAGTAGGCAACTGACTGAAAGTGCAGCCATTGCTTGTGTTAAGCTGAGCAAAGCATCAACCTACATCAGCTGGGAAGACAATTCTGTCATTTTCCTTCTAGTGCAGTCCATGGTGGTAGATCTCAAGACTAAAATAACCGGGGCGCACATTGGGTGTTTTATAGAACCTGCTCTTCAAGCCTTTTTCGAGAAGCAACCAGAATGCAGACATAGACCTCATGATTGA